A single window of Rubripirellula lacrimiformis DNA harbors:
- a CDS encoding NAD-dependent epimerase/dehydratase family protein, producing MQILVTGGTGLLGNTILRTLAEQRSGDLLTALVRRQPRQPIFDGVDVKLVEADLADPSTYQALDETIAAADVVIHSAAMIHIGWRLLEESMAVNRDGTAAIVESCLHHGKPLVHIGTVDTLALGTRRAPANETTPVAANGNKTPCSYVVSKRAGLEVVRRAVVRGLRCVVAHPGFMLGPWDWKPSSGRMIAEVARQWTPVAPSGGCSVCDSRDVAQGTIAAMDGLIDGRIESGREFILAGENWTYFELWREIAERTGTGKPIMPAGPGQLWLAEVVSGLIANFREKEGDFNTAALELASLWHWYDSSRARSELGYRWRDPHRTLDDAVQWVQTRLPELTQPTNSATF from the coding sequence ATGCAAATCCTCGTCACCGGAGGCACCGGTCTGCTTGGCAATACGATCCTGCGGACCCTGGCGGAGCAGCGATCTGGCGATCTTTTGACCGCCTTGGTTCGCCGACAACCACGCCAACCGATCTTTGATGGCGTCGACGTAAAACTGGTGGAGGCCGATTTGGCGGATCCGTCAACCTATCAAGCCTTGGACGAAACGATCGCTGCGGCCGACGTGGTGATCCACTCGGCTGCGATGATCCATATCGGTTGGCGACTGCTCGAAGAATCCATGGCCGTCAACCGTGATGGGACTGCTGCGATTGTCGAATCCTGTCTGCATCATGGCAAACCACTGGTCCACATCGGCACCGTCGACACCTTGGCCTTAGGAACCCGCCGCGCCCCGGCCAACGAAACGACTCCGGTCGCAGCCAACGGCAACAAGACGCCGTGCAGTTACGTGGTCAGCAAACGAGCCGGGCTAGAAGTTGTCCGCCGCGCCGTGGTGCGTGGGCTGCGCTGCGTTGTGGCCCATCCCGGCTTCATGCTAGGCCCCTGGGACTGGAAGCCTAGCAGCGGTCGGATGATCGCAGAGGTCGCAAGGCAATGGACTCCCGTGGCTCCATCGGGCGGATGTTCCGTCTGTGATTCGCGAGACGTTGCCCAGGGCACGATCGCGGCCATGGACGGTCTGATCGATGGCCGCATCGAATCCGGGCGTGAATTCATTTTGGCTGGTGAAAACTGGACGTATTTTGAACTGTGGCGAGAGATTGCCGAACGGACCGGAACTGGAAAGCCGATCATGCCCGCAGGCCCCGGCCAACTGTGGTTGGCTGAGGTGGTGTCCGGGTTGATAGCAAATTTTCGAGAAAAAGAGGGCGATTTCAACACCGCGGCACTCGAACTGGCCAGCCTTTGGCATTGGTACGATTCTTCCCGAGCCCGCAGCGAGCTGGGATACCGATGGCGAGATCCGCATCGGACACTCGATGACGCGGTCCAATGGGTCCAAACCCGGCTCCCAGAGCTCACTCAACCGACGAATTCCGCCACTTTTTAA
- the rpe gene encoding ribulose-phosphate 3-epimerase — translation MAKASLEAIRNAAPAVLPSLLLCDFGDLKGEVSRLRDAGAEVLHLDVMDGHFVPNMTYAMPIVEGLRRHTDMPLDVHLMISDPAKYARPMVEAGADMLTFHVEAVRDVAETAAQIRELGVNVGVALNPETSLASIRPCLADIDMVLVMSVEAGFGGQKFNPVALEKLQTLRSEFPDLLLEIDGGIDPTTIGPARAAGCDLFVVGSAIFKTDSYADAMKVLSDQIAAHDPSAEHGS, via the coding sequence ATGGCGAAAGCCTCACTCGAAGCGATCCGCAACGCGGCCCCAGCCGTACTTCCCAGTTTGTTGCTATGTGATTTTGGCGACTTGAAGGGGGAGGTCTCTCGTCTTCGTGACGCAGGGGCGGAGGTTCTGCATTTGGATGTCATGGATGGTCACTTCGTCCCGAACATGACCTACGCCATGCCGATCGTCGAAGGGCTCCGGCGGCACACCGACATGCCTCTAGACGTTCACTTGATGATCAGCGATCCGGCGAAGTACGCACGGCCGATGGTCGAAGCGGGCGCCGACATGCTGACCTTTCACGTCGAAGCGGTCCGCGACGTGGCCGAGACCGCGGCTCAGATTCGCGAGCTTGGTGTGAACGTTGGCGTAGCCCTGAATCCGGAAACATCGTTGGCATCGATTCGCCCCTGTTTGGCCGATATCGACATGGTGTTGGTGATGAGCGTCGAAGCAGGATTCGGTGGCCAGAAATTCAATCCGGTCGCGTTGGAGAAGTTACAGACGCTGCGTTCCGAGTTCCCCGATCTGTTGTTGGAAATCGATGGTGGCATCGATCCCACCACGATCGGCCCAGCCCGCGCCGCAGGTTGCGACCTGTTTGTGGTGGGATCTGCGATCTTCAAGACAGACAGTTATGCCGATGCGATGAAGGTCTTGTCTGACCAGATCGCTGCACACGACCCATCGGCGGAGCACGGATCATGA
- a CDS encoding histidine phosphatase family protein — protein MILKSPAISRVLLVRPGATEFDDQGRIKGSMDMPMSETGRRQAETLADQISHFRCRTIHTAPCESARETAEMLAEGRGAKVKVIEAFRNLDHGLWHGKLIDELKRNHPKLYRRGQESPWDICPPGGESIGDAQVRVVKAVRKLLKKNHDELITIVIPDPMAWIVQNLLSGETLSNLWKAETDSAKWDLIEPIMD, from the coding sequence ATGATCTTGAAATCACCTGCGATATCGCGGGTCCTATTGGTCCGTCCGGGCGCCACTGAGTTTGACGACCAGGGGCGCATCAAGGGATCGATGGACATGCCGATGAGCGAGACGGGTCGTCGCCAAGCGGAAACGTTGGCCGACCAGATCTCGCACTTCCGCTGCCGCACGATTCACACTGCCCCCTGCGAATCGGCACGCGAAACCGCCGAAATGTTAGCCGAAGGGCGTGGCGCGAAGGTCAAAGTGATCGAAGCGTTTCGCAACCTGGATCACGGGTTGTGGCATGGCAAACTGATCGACGAACTGAAACGCAATCACCCCAAACTGTATCGTCGCGGTCAGGAATCGCCCTGGGACATTTGTCCGCCCGGCGGTGAATCGATCGGCGACGCACAGGTTCGCGTCGTCAAGGCAGTGCGCAAACTGCTGAAGAAGAACCATGACGAATTGATCACGATCGTCATCCCGGATCCGATGGCGTGGATCGTGCAAAACCTGCTGTCCGGCGAAACGCTTTCCAACCTCTGGAAAGCCGAGACCGATTCGGCAAAGTGGGACCTGATCGAACCGATCATGGATTGA
- a CDS encoding DUF1549 domain-containing protein, which produces MSLLCLFAVASGPALVSAPAADTQVRPQVALINELIEQGWRDFEIRSPAPDVDDATWARRVYLDVIGRIPTVAELREFTSTRGSDKRSKLVDTLLNDDRYTEEYANHWATIWSNLLIGRSAGNDRRSMVSPEGMQKYLRDSFATNKPYNTMVYELVTATGSGKPGSDGFNGATNFLLDKVNQDNAVLATSSTSRIFLGQQVQCTQCHNHPFNQWKQQRFWEFNSFFRQTRSLRRFVDGTNDIAHGELVDQDFAGESNSPEDALIFYELRNGLTKVAYPVFTDGTPIDRSGFVSEVNRREELGRLMLESEYLDKMIVNRMWSLLLGFGFTKPIDDLGPHNPASHPELLEKLAVEFRKSSYDLKELITWITASRPYQLAAVLGTSNEVDDPSIGEMPKFSRFYLRQMSAEQLYQSMVTATDASASGSYEEQERERRRWLSQFVVAFGTDEGDEATTFNGSIPQALMLFNGALTQNAISKEEGSFIDRVAKTGRSPQDRVAVLFQAGLARRPNRSEMQIAAQLLRAREGNEAEMLQDMWWAVINSNEFIMQH; this is translated from the coding sequence CTGTCGCTGCTGTGCTTGTTTGCAGTCGCTAGCGGACCAGCGTTGGTTTCAGCGCCGGCGGCCGACACGCAGGTTCGTCCCCAAGTGGCATTGATCAACGAGTTGATCGAACAGGGGTGGCGAGATTTTGAGATTCGCAGCCCGGCCCCCGATGTCGATGATGCGACCTGGGCCCGGCGAGTGTACTTGGACGTGATTGGTCGAATTCCAACCGTCGCAGAACTGCGGGAATTCACCAGCACGCGAGGCAGCGACAAGCGATCCAAGTTGGTCGACACGCTGCTCAATGACGATCGCTATACCGAAGAATACGCCAACCACTGGGCGACGATTTGGTCGAACCTGTTGATCGGCCGCAGCGCCGGCAACGATCGACGATCGATGGTCAGCCCCGAAGGGATGCAGAAGTACCTGCGTGATTCCTTTGCGACGAACAAACCCTACAACACGATGGTCTACGAACTGGTGACCGCGACCGGCAGCGGCAAACCAGGCAGCGACGGCTTCAACGGCGCGACCAACTTTTTGTTGGACAAGGTCAACCAAGACAATGCGGTGTTGGCGACCAGCAGCACGTCGCGAATTTTCCTAGGCCAACAGGTCCAGTGCACCCAGTGTCACAACCATCCATTCAATCAATGGAAACAACAACGTTTCTGGGAATTCAATTCGTTCTTTCGCCAGACTCGATCGCTGCGTCGGTTCGTCGATGGCACCAACGACATCGCACATGGCGAGTTGGTTGATCAAGACTTTGCCGGCGAATCCAATTCGCCCGAAGACGCACTGATTTTTTACGAACTGCGAAATGGATTGACCAAGGTCGCCTACCCGGTGTTCACCGACGGCACGCCGATCGATCGCAGCGGATTTGTGAGCGAAGTCAATCGCCGCGAAGAACTCGGTCGACTGATGCTCGAAAGCGAGTATCTGGACAAGATGATCGTCAACCGAATGTGGTCGCTGCTATTGGGATTTGGATTCACCAAACCGATCGACGATCTGGGCCCACACAACCCAGCGTCGCATCCCGAGCTGTTGGAAAAGTTAGCCGTTGAGTTTCGCAAGTCCAGCTATGACCTGAAGGAACTGATCACTTGGATCACCGCCAGCCGCCCCTATCAATTGGCCGCGGTGTTGGGAACCAGCAACGAGGTCGACGATCCGTCGATCGGCGAGATGCCTAAGTTTTCACGTTTCTATCTGCGTCAGATGTCAGCCGAACAGTTGTACCAATCGATGGTCACCGCGACCGATGCATCGGCGTCGGGAAGCTACGAGGAACAGGAACGCGAACGGCGTCGTTGGTTAAGCCAGTTTGTGGTGGCCTTTGGAACCGACGAAGGCGACGAAGCCACGACTTTCAACGGTTCGATTCCGCAGGCCCTGATGCTGTTCAACGGTGCGTTGACTCAGAACGCCATCAGCAAGGAAGAAGGCAGCTTCATTGACCGCGTCGCCAAGACAGGCCGTTCACCGCAAGACCGCGTGGCGGTGTTGTTCCAAGCGGGTTTGGCACGGCGGCCGAATCGAAGCGAAATGCAGATCGCTGCACAATTGCTGCGAGCTCGCGAAGGCAACGAAGCCGAGATGCTGCAAGACATGTGGTGGGCTGTGATCAACAGCAACGAATTCATCATGCAGCACTAA
- a CDS encoding DUF1501 domain-containing protein codes for MTTSWQTPTGMSRRHFMQHMAGSSAAAGAAFTMGNAIYANADEMKKNRKSAILLWMGGGPSTIDMWDMKPGAPTGGPFKPISTTGDMQICEHMPMMAQQMKHLSVVRSMSTREADHNRGRYYMHTGFVPNPNIEHPSYGSVIAHELIGQRPELEIPPFVSVGGAAAGPGFLGMAWSPFSVSSNGQIRNLDMKLKETRLMQRMAALNAIETGFEKRTRDLPASEHAKVLRKTYDLMTSQQMDAFRVEKEDDATKQRYGTDRFGQGCLLARRLVEAGVPFVEVDLGGWDNHNGVHAILKDTKLPQLDRAMSALTEDLAQRGLLEDTVLVWMGEFGRTPRINQDGGRDHWARSWSCVVGGGNLKGGLAIGETSSDGTAVESEPYSSEDLMSTVCKGLGISTDKTFTSKNGRPMKIAGGGKIITDLLA; via the coding sequence ATGACCACATCTTGGCAAACACCGACCGGCATGAGTCGTCGCCACTTCATGCAGCACATGGCAGGATCATCGGCTGCGGCCGGCGCGGCGTTCACGATGGGCAACGCGATCTACGCCAATGCCGACGAGATGAAAAAGAACCGCAAGAGTGCGATTCTGTTGTGGATGGGCGGCGGGCCATCGACGATCGATATGTGGGATATGAAACCCGGCGCTCCCACCGGCGGTCCGTTCAAGCCGATCTCGACGACCGGCGACATGCAAATCTGCGAACACATGCCAATGATGGCTCAGCAGATGAAACACTTGTCGGTCGTGCGCAGCATGTCGACGCGAGAAGCCGATCACAATCGCGGTCGCTACTACATGCACACCGGGTTTGTCCCCAACCCCAATATCGAACACCCCAGCTACGGAAGCGTGATCGCTCACGAATTGATTGGCCAGCGTCCCGAACTGGAAATCCCGCCATTCGTGTCGGTCGGTGGCGCGGCCGCGGGCCCCGGATTCCTGGGCATGGCCTGGAGCCCGTTTTCGGTCAGCAGCAATGGACAGATCCGAAATCTGGACATGAAGCTGAAGGAAACTCGCCTGATGCAGCGGATGGCCGCGCTCAATGCGATCGAAACTGGATTCGAAAAACGCACCCGCGACCTGCCGGCTTCCGAGCATGCGAAGGTGCTTCGAAAAACGTATGATCTAATGACCAGCCAACAGATGGATGCGTTCCGTGTCGAGAAAGAAGACGACGCGACCAAGCAACGCTACGGCACAGACCGATTCGGCCAAGGATGTTTGTTGGCCCGACGATTGGTCGAAGCCGGTGTCCCGTTCGTCGAAGTCGACCTCGGTGGCTGGGATAACCACAACGGCGTTCACGCGATTTTGAAGGACACCAAGTTGCCTCAGTTGGACCGTGCCATGAGTGCGTTGACCGAAGACCTGGCCCAACGCGGGTTGCTGGAAGACACCGTCTTGGTTTGGATGGGCGAATTCGGCCGCACCCCGCGGATCAACCAAGATGGCGGACGTGACCACTGGGCACGTTCCTGGTCCTGCGTTGTCGGCGGCGGCAATCTGAAAGGCGGATTGGCCATCGGCGAAACCAGCAGCGACGGAACCGCGGTTGAATCCGAGCCCTATAGCAGCGAAGATTTGATGTCCACGGTCTGCAAAGGCTTGGGGATTTCCACGGATAAAACGTTCACCAGCAAAAACGGACGGCCGATGAAAATTGCCGGCGGCGGCAAGATCATTACCGACCTACTGGCATAG